From Equus przewalskii isolate Varuska chromosome 2, EquPr2, whole genome shotgun sequence:
GCTGAACACGTTTTCCTTTGGATAGGCCACTGTCCTATCCTGTATCCTGGCTGAAATACTTGCTGAGGCACGTACCAGGcacgtgaccttggacaagtcacttaacttctcggTGCCTctgttcccttatctgtaaaacggggataatattagtatattattatacatacttattatgaagaataaatgTGAAGCTCTAAAAACAGTGCCTGGAAGCCCAGAAGagaggtagctattattattgttcttgttgttattattatcagaCTGCACAAGATTTCTGTTGTCAAAGCACTTATCTACGACTTTCTTCAATCCTTACTAatctaataaatgaaaaatgatagccagctattttaatttgcaaaatcGTAACTGTAAAATTATCAATTATCAGTGAACTTGAACGTTTCTCTATGTTTATATTGACCGTGCTTCTGTCacaatttcctttttcaaagcaGTGTGGCAAACAGCATCTCACTTGATCTTCCTAATAAGCTTGTAAATCAAGAAGGCAGCAATCACCGTCTCAGCTTTTGGaattaagaaactgaggttcagaagaTTACAATTCCAGTCCCAGGTCTCAGAGCTCGCCCTTCCAAGTCTAGCGGCTGTCCCAGGATATATTCCCAGGAAAAGCTTTGGTTACTCCTAACGGCCCCTGCCCCAGCGCCTTCCCTGGGAGTCCAGACAGCTTCTCTGCGCACGCGCGGCCCTGCCTGTGGGCGGGGCCTCGGAGCGCACCAGCCCGCCGCTCCAccccccccccggccccgcccccggctccgGCCCCGCCCAATCCGAGGCGCGGCGGGCTCGGGACTCCAGGCCCCGAGGTAGAACGGGCGGGGATACCCGCGTGGGCCGTGTCTGCGACGCGGCGGGCCCCAAGGTCCGGAGGCCGGAGAGGGAAGGCGCCGGTGCccgcgcgccgcccgccgccaTTTCGCACCCGGAAAGGGCAGCGGCGGGAGGGGCGGCCTCCCctggggccgggctggggccCAGGGCGGGCCGGGCGGCGGAGGGCGGGCCCGTGCGGGGGCGGGGACCCTGCGGCCGAGCCGGGATGTAACTGTCCAGCGGGGCGGCGGTGGGGAAGCCGTGGCCCGAAGGCCCGGGAGGGAGCGAGGCTCGGGCCGCCCCGCTTCGAGACCTCGCCTGGCCGGTCCCCCTGGGCCTGGGGGTCCTCGCGGTTACACAGCCCCACGCTGGGTGCAGCGCGCCGCAGTGTGTGAAGCGCTTCCACGTGGGCCTTTTCATTTGGACCTCAGGGCAGCTCTGGCAGGAGGCCAGGGAATGGACTGTTGTCCCATTTTGCGgacagagaaaactgaggctcagtgtgGGGAGATTTTCCCAGGGACGCCCAGCGAGGTCGCGGCGGTGGGACTCAGGTCCTGCTCCACGAAATCTAGCGCGCTTTCCACCGGGCCACTCTGCCTCACCTGTCAAAGAAGGGGCTGAGCGAGTGACTGgcagttctttctcttttttttttttttaaagtcagccTCTTTCTGTACCATCCAGGTCAGAGCTGACTAAGAAGTATTCAGAAGCCGAGTCATGGATCCACCTGCACGTAAAGAAAAATCCAAAGTTAAAGAACCTGTCAGCAGAGTTGAGAAGGCCAAGCAGAAGTCAGCCCAGCAGGAGCTGAAGCAGAGACAAAGAGCAGAGGtgagatggaggagggggcctGTGGGCTGCTGGAGGTGATGTGGGAATAGAGAAATAGCAGAGAGGAGAGCTGTGATGGGGCCCTGCTGGCCTCTGCCAGAACAGGTGCTCGCCAGGTTTAGAGAGATCACTGAGGGCCAGAATGATGAAGGGGCAGCCCAGAGTCACGTGCCAGTTAGCGTCAGAGCCTGGCCAGTCCCAGGTCTCCAGAGGACTCCTGGCCTCTGTGGGAGGGAcctgagggaaagaagaaagagaaggggtgTGCAAGGGCGGGTTCAGAGTGAGAGAGCAGATGTCAGACACCCCCTGGCACAGATGTGCTGGATTTCACCCAGAGAGGGGCTGCTCACACCCAGGAAGTGGAGGCCCAAGCTCAGCTCCCACCAGTGTGTTCCTTTGTTCTGTCAACACTTACAATCAACTTGAGAATAAAAAGCTTAAGCGGTTTACCCTGCCTCTGTTGAACCACGTCCAGATGTGGgtattttcagtatttaatatCAGGAAAAAGCTTGCTAcactcttttccctctttctgttcattttgttcatttctttctctctttttgtaagaaatttaaaaacacagaaaaatagacTGTTACAACAATGATCTGGGTACTCAACACCCAGATTGGTAATGGTTAATGTTTTGTCGTATTTGCCTGGAGTCTTTttgaaataagataaataaaaattacatataaatttgaAGTCCACTTTGCCCCTTTCCTGTCATACACCCTTTTACTCCTCCTTATGGGCaaccactattttttttaatatatttttatactcaAATATATTAATAGATATCCTTGAACAAGATACaatgttcttttgtgttttaaatgtttaaattaataaaGTTCCACGTTTTGTTTTGCGTTTTGCTTACATTATGTTTTTTAGACTATTCATGTTAATATAAGAATCTAGTTTATTCCTCACACTGCTTACAGTAGTCTCTTTTATGAATCCACTTTAGTGTATTAACGTGTTCCTCCAGTGATGGACATTTGCattatttgtagtttttttgctattgcaaaCATTGCTTTAATGAAAAACCTTTAGGTATCTCCTTTGGCACCTGTGCTAGAATTTCTTAGGGCTTATGTAACTACAAGTAGAGATACTGGGTACATTTCAGTTTTACTAaacattgccaaattgctctcaaAGAAATTGTCCGAGTTTGCACCCCCATTAGCAGTGGAAGAGAATTCTCATTCCTCACTTCCTTTGCAACACTTGCTAGTggcagattttaaatttttgttaatttgatccgttcattaaacaaatattgagCGGctcccgtgtgccaggcactgttgtggGAACTTGAGACCCATGACTGCACAGGCAGGGAAGAATCTTTGCCTTCTGGAGCTGCactgggtgggggaggcagagagtaAACATGGTAAGTAAATGTAATAGTGTGTTTGCAGTTAATCTGTAAACTGAAATCTGCCTTTGGATTAAGACAGACCGTCTGAAGCTGTGGACCTGGATTCCAACAAATTGTCCTCCCCTGTCCTTCACCTCCCCGCCCCTGCTGGATCCTGCCCCCAGATGGTTTTACTGCAGGGCCCTTTGGCGAACAATTGAGGGCCGCTGTAAGAAGCAGCCCTAGGACACTCCTTTGTGCACGCTATGGGGACAGGTGTTGTTCAGGACGTCGTTCGTGTCCTTATTGACACCCTTCCCATGAGGTTACACAGGTCAGATTTACTTGTCTGATTTCAAGTCCCAGCTCCTCCGTAAACCCCACTTCTTcccctgtgaccttggacaagatgcttaacctctctgaactgcTGTTCCTCGATTCCTCCTTGGTGAAATGAGGATGGCAATCTctgcctcacaggattgttgtcaGGAACAGAAATGCTACATGTCGTGCACTTAGCACAGCCTGGCACTGAGAAAGCGCTCAGTACGGGCCTCGATTGTTAGTAGGCATCTGTGCTTCATGCGGTCGGTTTGTGTTTGTTGTGTGGACTCTAAATTGAACAACTGACGATGCTTATGTTGACTGGCTGAAATCTAATATTGGAGTTGCACTCTAGCACTTGTTGAGCACTTCAGATGTGCCGGGCACAGGGCCAACCTGACATGCACGGCCACATGTATCCTTACCCCAGGGCTCGTTATTGTTACACAGGTATTATTGTTACTCCCATTTTCACCTTTGTAAATCCTTCCTGGAATAAGGTGGGGATAGATGAAATACCTCTGTGAGGGAGAAGGTATTATCCCCACTTTGAAGTGAAGCGATGTGACCAGGATCCGTCGTTAATGCGAGATTGCAGGCAGGACTGCGAGCTAAGATCTTCTGACCTTCGCCTCCTGCTTTTTGCGCCCGCCTTACAGCTGCCTTGCTGCGTTCTTTATGTGCATTGCCTGGAATGCAGTCTCCTAACACAGGAATGTGACAAGACCCCTTCGGGGGAGGAAGAGGCACAGTTCCCATTCAGTTCTGCAAAGATGCCACATTCCAGAAACTTCCATGTGAAGGAGAGATGTGAGGGGTGAAAGGGAGCAGAAGGTACATTTGGCAGTTGAAGCAGCATTTGACACTATTGGGGgcccttttcttcctgaaagtcTGTCATTCCTTGGCTCGGACCCCCTGACCCAtgttaagtttcttttttctttgattttcccctttctcccaccAGTCTGCCTCCTTGATCTAGGGGTCTCCAAGAAGCTATTTAATGTCCTCTCAGTCTCAGCACAGTAATGTGCAGATTACAAATGCTCCTTAAAGCACggatgaggatttttaaaaaacatatgtgTTAAAAGTATACGTATAATGTGTGTGTGCAGCTTAGAGAATATGAATAAAACACACCCTTGTACCTAACACCCAACTAGAGAAATAGAACGCAACCCACAACTTAGAGCCCCTCAGGCCCCCTCGGCACGTCCCCAGGCCTTCCCATTAGCAGTGGCCTCGTTCCTTAATTTTACTCTAATCACTCCCTTGCTGTTCTGTATTAATTTACTACTTCTCTATCTACccctaaataatattttgtagcATAACAATATATTGTCTAAATCTGGGGGGTTCTGAACTTTATATATGTTACTATATTTTGTGACTGGCTCTCTTCACTCAGCATCTTTTGTTTAAccattctaatttatttatttgtttttactgtggtaacatatacataacataaaacttaacCATTTTAACTGTCAGTATGATGCTTTTTGAGAATCACTTGTGGTGGTGTTTGTAACTATTTTCATCACTGtggaatttcattttccttaaagaTGATAGGatctcaccaaaataaaaaaaatatttggaaaaaaaaccaTTATAGGAtcattcaagttttctatttatcctagtcagtttttatccttttactttttctaggaatttaagTTTTCAAACTTATTGACACAAAGtgcatgttttgttttaatctccaTGGTACCagtaattatgttttcttttaattctaataATGTTTTCTTGTGTCCACTCCCTTTGAGCTGATCGGTCACGCCAGAGGTTTACAGggttttcttcagtgttttccaAGATCTGTCTCACAGTTATGGTGATCCTCTCTATTGTACATTTGGttgctttttcattaatttctgctcttattttgcACTGCCCATTTGTCTCACTTCTCAGTTTCTGTGTTCCCCCcttgtcttctttttaattaatcaaGTTATATCCCCTACACATAAACATacccctttgtttttctcttccacaaATTGGGAATTTTTATGATGTTTCTGTTCTTAGTGGATTGATGGAGGGCTGCAAGCTGAGGAACAAGGTGGGTACCCTGCCTTTCACCTCAGTGCATTTTGCGGTTTCTTTCCACCCCCACTGCCTGCCTTGgtcaccttcccctcccctccttcctggacTGCTGTCAGAGATGCCTCCTGAGTGGCCTGTGAGCTCTCCTCCCCTCACTCCATCCCGCACACAGTCTCCAGTTCTCCTTCCCAGGGCACCGATGGAATCAGGTTGCTCCCCTGCCCACTTGCCTTTGCTGGCCCTCCAGAGCTGGACTGATAAGTCCAGATTCCTTGGCATAGCAGCTATCTACGACCCCAACATACTTTCCTTGGTTTCTCCAGCTCCCCAACTCCCACTCTGTAATAGCCTTCATAGTATATAAGCATACTTGAAGTTTCCCGAACTAATCTTATActtttccattgtatttatttaatcataatCCCCGCCCCCCGCACCTATCATGTCCCTTCCCCAATCTCTACCTGTTCGAATCCTGCTGATCCTTTAAAGTCAGAGCAAGCCACCTGCCTCCCTTCTTCTTTCGTGATTCCCCAAATAGAATTCATCTCCACCTCTGCTGTTCGCTTATCACTGTGCCTCATTACTGATGCGGTTCTGGGATTTTCAGATGCCCCGGCCTGTTGTGTCTGAAGGCATGCCAAGCAGCCGCGTCCACTGCTGACGTCTCTTTTTCTGCCTGTCAGATCTATGCTCTCAACAGAGTCATGACAGAGCTGGAGCAGCAGCAGTTCGATGAGTTCTGCAAGCAGATGCAGCCTCCTGGAGAGTGAGCCGCCCCTGCGTCCACCGAGATGGGGCCCTGGAGGCTTCGTTTGTGAGCCTCTTACCAGTTTTAAGCTGAGATGGCCCATTTGGAGCCTTACAGAACTAGACAAGAAGACATTTGTGTTATTCCTAAAACTGGATCCATCTGAACTGCCTATGTCACTTCTGCCTCACTGGTTTCTCCAGTCTGAATTGGCCCAATGCTTGCTGAAGAGACTTGTTTATTCTTCTAAGACAATAGatccttgtgtttttttttttaacctttttctaTTGTTTGAGAAAAATCAGTGTTTCTTGTGAAACTAAATCTTctccaaaaatacaaataaaattctaataaaatgttCATTTGCTCATACGTTAGTTTGGGGGTGCCTAGCCGTAGAAAGTGCCGTCAAAGAGACTGTACGGGGTAAGAAGAGTTGAGGTGAGCAGAGGGCACCCTTTCTCCCTCGGGAGGGGAgtggacaggagaggagaggagagaaagaccGTGACTGCTTCCAGTTCTCATTCTTCCTGGAGACCTCACAGACCCTAAGTTTTTGGCCACACAGGTATGAATACGCGACCCTTTACTCCCAGGTGAGCCGCTGCTCAGGGTTGGGGCTGGAAGCTGGGACCCTTCTCCCTTTGCGCATGTAGACAGCCAGCGGCAGGCGTGCACCAACAGGGAGAGGGGTGCAGGTGCTTTGGGTTTTTCATTTTGGGGGCTACTTTACCAGGCCTAGAAATGGGTTGATGATGGGAATATTCAGGCTGGACCCATGCGCCCGCCATCTTGGGTGTGGAAATGTAAAGTTGTTTCTGCAGCAGACGTTGGCGTCAGGAATGGTGGCTCATACCTCAGTTCTAGCGCTGGCGTTATGTTAATGCTGCGCAAAAGGAGAGGCTGTTCTCTCAGGATGTTTCATTTCCAGCTATTCCTCGGGAGTGGGGGAAGAAGGATGCCATGAAGTGGGATATGTGTGGGGATGAGGCAGATCATCAGTTACAGCAAAAGAGCCAAACGCTGCCACCTCCTTCGCTCTCCGCGCTGGAAATGCCTGCGTTTTCCCTGCCGGTGCTGGGACGTCTTAAGTGGTCCCCCGCTCGTCTTTGTCTCCCTGGTGCCTCTGAAGTCGCTGAGAATTCTGTTCCCATTGCTGTGGCTTGTTTTAGGAGTAAACTGGGGCGTTAATGGGGTGTAAGAAACTTGCTACCACTGCAGGGGAATGTGTTTTGGGGAGAGCCCAAAAATAAGGATAATCTCTACATAAATTATCCCCACAAATGGTAATTCAGTTCTGTGATATCCTGCTGAATTTGGGTGAATggaaattttttggttttgttttttggaggagtACGGGTTTGGGGTGAGCTGTTGTCATAAACCTAAGGAAATGCCGTCGTGTGTTAGAAAGAGCACAGTTTTTGGAGACAAATGACCTGGGGTCAACtaccaattctttttttctttttttttgctgaggaagattcgcccagagctaacatctgttgccagttttcctctattttgtatgtgagtcgctgcaacaacatggccactgatgagtggtgtaggtctgcacccagaactgaacccaggccactgaagtggagcacgccgaacttaaccactaggccacagggccagctcctcaaGCACCAATTCTATGCTGGATAAGTTActaacttctccaagcctcactTTTCCCATCTATGTAATGGAAtagtattttcttcctctcaggATCACTGGTTGAGAAATAAATAAGGTAATGTGTGtaatagatactcagtaaatgttacttcCCTTCCCAGACACCTTGTTTCATGAGAAATGTTTCAGATTTCACAGAACCAAGTAATGCATGAGCGTTGGCTGGAAAGATTCTGATCCTTAGCTGGGAACTGCTTGTATTAACGTGTATCAGCCCTGGACACACTCTGTTCTAGAGAGGTGTTCTAGTGTTGCAGTTTTTCAAACTGTAAGCGTTTGTAAAATCAGTTTAATAAATTGTGGCcagcttttcttttaaatgaaataatagaatagattaaaaaatatcacATGTGGTAAGGATATTGTCTCATGAAGCTTTTGTTTCAGGTTTATATACACTTACGAATGTGTATACTGCATTTGAGGTCAAAGTTTTTTCTTACTGTGggttgtggtaaaaaaaaaaaaaaaaagtttgagaaatgagAGGATACCTGAACCAAGACAGGAATGGATCatctttttattcacattttaaaaaacgaAATGGTTTATCTCCTACCTGAGAAATGCCAAGGTAAGGGCTCCAGAGGCCTTTGTATCCATAGTTGGAATAGCACAAATGCTAAGGCTCTTAGAAGCATAATCAATGAAAACTAGAACACATCGTTTCTGCTTACTTGCATGAAATGCCTCAGCCCTGATGTGATCCATTCCCAGTTTATCAGAGGTAAGAGAAGATGTTTTTGAAGGCTTgcatcaaaaaattaataatggggctggcccagtggtatagtggttaagttcatgcactccgtttcagcggcctggggttcacagtttcagatcccaggcacagacctacatatcactcatcaaaccatgctgtggcagcttcccacatacaaaatagaggaggactgccacagatgttagcaacaatcttcctcaaacaaaaagtggaagattggcaataaatgttagctcagggccaatcttcctcaccaaaaaccaaacaaaaacatattCATTAATATCCCCACTGATCACATCAGAAATGTCTttgagggaccagccctgtggccaagtgattaggtttgcacactctgcttcagcagcccagggttttgccagtttgaatcccgggcacagacgtggcaccgctcatcaagccacgctgaggtggcgtcccacatgccacaactagaaggatccacaactaaaaatacacaactatgtaccagtgagccttgggagaaaaagacaaaataaaatctttaaaaaaaaaaaaagaaatgtctttgagtaaggaccagcccagtggtgtagtggttaagttcatgcaatctgcttcagcggcccagggttcatcagttcggatcctgggctcagacctatgcaccacttctcaagccatgctgtggtggcgttccacatataaagtagagaaagatgggcatggacgttagctgggggctaatcttcttcttcttcaaaaaagaactGTCTTTGAGTATTGGAAAACTGTCAGTGTCAAGGTGGTGGATACaagtttccaaaattctaatGCTCACTTAAATGCTCAAATTTTATCCTTGGCAACAAGAACTGTTTTTTCTTGAAGTGACAGTCTCACCCAGTTCATATTTCAAGAAAACCACGTCTGAAAAACCCtagtttgtctgtcagtcatCCTTTGGTGTTTCATAAGAAAAGCAGCTAGTTCAGTTCAGACTCAAACCAATGTTTTTCCTCGAGACAACCAGTACCATTTAGTGCCACTGCCTGGATTCGCACCAAGGTCCCAGCAGCTTTACCCACAGTTGCTTTGCACCATTAGCAAAATGTCAATAGCGACATTTCAGTCCCGGTTTTAGGATTATTAAGAAGATAGTTTTAGCCCTGAAAAGGTGTCAGGAACACTTTCAGAACTTCTGACTTAAGCCTATGGTTGCTTCCCTCGTTGGGTTGTGTGCAGGATTAAGTGGAATAGTAAAGTGCAAAgatcagttcctggcacagaagaAGGGCTAAATATATGTTaactattattgttactgttattttaaatggaaagttatctaacagaaagggaggaaggctagaggggagagaaggagagatctAACATTTACTTAACCCCTTTTACACATCATTCACTATTCTAGTTATTTTATGTGTCGTGTTTAATTCAATTCATCTCCAAAGTAAACATTTTTGAGCACCAGGCACTGTGGCAggcagcagaaataaaaaaacataaaactgaagGAACTTAAAATCTAGTGGGACACAGACATGTTCATCTAACTAGGAAAAAACATCCGTGATACAGCTGAGATATGAATAGAGGGCAGTGGGGAAGAGGCGGGAGCTAGCTGTTCCTTTAAAACCAAATCATAGTCATATGAACTTCtttggatttctatttttaaaacctaattttAGATTTAAGGCATATTTGCCACATGCACTGTGCTGCAAACTTCAAGAAGTTAGACCTGAGGTGAAAGGGGCTCTGGTGCCCTGGTTGAGGAAGGGGCAGAACTAGCcaacagtcctttggtgaaacatcTGGAGGGAGAAAGTCCAGAGGCAGTGCTGGGGGGTGTTGCTTTCAGTGGACCTGAA
This genomic window contains:
- the SVBP gene encoding small vasohibin-binding protein, coding for MDPPARKEKSKVKEPVSRVEKAKQKSAQQELKQRQRAEIYALNRVMTELEQQQFDEFCKQMQPPGE